A genomic stretch from Archangium lipolyticum includes:
- a CDS encoding sulfite exporter TauE/SafE family protein, with translation MTPFLFTVVVFVVSLGAGLMGSLLGLGGGLILVPVLTLLLGVDIRYAVGASIVSVIATSSGAAAAYVRERLTNLRVAMFLELATTAGALTGASLAGVISGRWLYVVFGVVMGYSALAMLGKLRGGRCVAGAPPPDALADRLGLHGSYWDEEAGREIPYRVTRPLTGLGLMYAAGTVSGLLGIGSGALKVPAMDLAMGLPLKVSTATSNFMIGVTAAASAGVYFARGDIDPFIAGPVCAGVVLGAFTGSHFLTKVKSSWLRGLFVVVLLGVSFQMLRKGVSP, from the coding sequence GTGACGCCCTTCCTCTTCACCGTCGTGGTGTTCGTCGTGTCCCTCGGAGCCGGGTTGATGGGCTCGCTCCTGGGACTCGGAGGAGGCCTCATCCTCGTGCCGGTGCTCACCCTGCTGCTCGGCGTGGACATCCGCTACGCCGTGGGGGCCTCCATCGTGTCCGTCATCGCCACCTCCAGTGGCGCCGCGGCCGCCTATGTGCGTGAGCGGCTCACCAACCTGCGCGTGGCCATGTTCCTCGAGCTGGCCACCACCGCCGGGGCACTGACGGGCGCCTCGCTCGCGGGCGTCATCAGCGGACGCTGGCTGTACGTCGTCTTCGGCGTGGTGATGGGGTACTCGGCGCTCGCCATGCTGGGCAAGCTGCGCGGTGGCAGGTGCGTGGCCGGAGCGCCTCCGCCCGATGCGCTCGCGGACCGCCTGGGGCTGCACGGCAGCTACTGGGACGAGGAGGCCGGACGCGAGATTCCCTACCGCGTCACCCGACCCCTGACGGGCCTGGGCCTCATGTACGCGGCGGGCACGGTGAGCGGGCTGCTGGGCATCGGTTCGGGGGCACTGAAGGTGCCGGCGATGGACCTGGCCATGGGCCTGCCCCTCAAGGTGTCCACCGCCACCAGCAACTTCATGATTGGAGTCACCGCCGCGGCCAGCGCGGGCGTCTACTTCGCGCGCGGTGACATCGACCCGTTCATCGCTGGCCCCGTATGCGCCGGTGTGGTGCTGGGCGCCTTCACCGGCTCTCACTTCCTCACCAAGGTGAAGAGCTCCTGGCTGCGAGGCCTCTTCGTGGTGGTGCTGCTGGGCGTGTCCTTCCAGATGCTGCGCAAGGGAGTGAGTCCGTGA
- a CDS encoding HEAT repeat domain-containing protein, with amino-acid sequence MFRSRTLALAVAVVLLLAAGAVIWRPAAPNAPPAAPIGSTGAAVRPAPPAPQVTVKLQSSATGYVGSEKCAECHDDEHAAWSKDWHARALSEATPRYVVGDFSQTHFKGESSEAWMSRRDEHSFMSTRGPTGGTFEYPVHWVVGGKRMQDPVTVMPDGRWQVLPIYFHVTGKGEWVDYSETKQGALTTDHPFFWSNWQRNAQHSCLDCHVTGLNATYDRQAHQWSTGFADPGVACESCHGPGARHAETQLKKDIVQPAKLPPREELAVCGQCHGPHRTLFPLLDARHRFHPGDSYEDHYQPMVVTLGNQRSGDYFDDGRPKTSSFEYQALSQSRCHLQGGATCLTCHTAPHGEHAANEVKQPKHLAQGVTVGSASCQGCHAKVFAEGEKHTHHASAEARDCLACHMPPTISGVLDHFADHALDVPVPQNTVKHGIPNACNACHTHEKASPESMVAAMEKWWPKAKQRQARRMRLADAIAEKTAAASRQPLEQVLADKKEAPTLRGVAAQLLAQRFRKDAVPALKAALATATDSTLRSELAEALASTGTREVADTLAPLLKDKSLWVRQAAAVPLASVGDARGTAALEELARHPDSEGLPVPHVVLGQMAFRRGDLATGIRELERSLDLQPYNAEVLVLLADAYARQGDMVRARDRLEEALRFDPRHRGARQRMNLMKNGRGPGR; translated from the coding sequence ATGTTCCGCTCCCGTACGCTCGCCCTCGCGGTCGCCGTCGTGCTCCTCCTGGCCGCCGGGGCCGTCATCTGGCGCCCGGCCGCGCCGAACGCCCCGCCCGCCGCGCCCATCGGTTCGACGGGAGCGGCCGTGCGCCCCGCCCCGCCCGCGCCCCAGGTGACGGTGAAGCTTCAGTCCTCCGCTACCGGCTATGTCGGCTCGGAGAAGTGCGCCGAGTGCCATGACGACGAGCACGCCGCGTGGAGCAAGGACTGGCATGCCCGTGCGCTCTCCGAGGCCACCCCGCGCTACGTGGTGGGTGACTTCTCCCAGACGCACTTCAAGGGCGAGTCCAGCGAGGCGTGGATGTCGCGGAGGGACGAGCACTCCTTCATGAGCACGCGGGGGCCCACCGGTGGCACCTTCGAGTACCCCGTGCACTGGGTGGTGGGCGGCAAGCGGATGCAGGATCCCGTCACCGTCATGCCCGACGGCCGCTGGCAGGTGCTGCCCATCTACTTCCACGTCACCGGCAAGGGCGAGTGGGTGGACTACTCCGAGACCAAGCAGGGGGCGCTGACGACGGACCATCCCTTCTTCTGGTCCAACTGGCAGCGCAACGCCCAGCACTCGTGCCTGGACTGCCACGTCACCGGCCTCAACGCGACGTACGACCGGCAGGCCCACCAGTGGAGCACCGGCTTCGCGGACCCGGGCGTGGCCTGCGAGAGCTGCCACGGCCCCGGCGCGCGTCACGCGGAGACGCAACTGAAGAAGGACATCGTCCAGCCGGCGAAGCTGCCGCCGCGCGAGGAGCTGGCCGTGTGCGGGCAGTGCCACGGGCCGCACCGCACGCTCTTCCCCCTGCTGGATGCGCGGCACCGCTTCCACCCGGGGGACTCGTACGAGGACCATTACCAGCCCATGGTGGTCACCCTCGGAAACCAGCGCTCCGGCGACTACTTCGATGATGGGCGCCCCAAGACGTCCAGCTTCGAGTACCAGGCCCTCTCCCAGTCCCGGTGCCACCTGCAGGGGGGCGCCACCTGCCTCACCTGCCACACCGCGCCCCACGGCGAGCACGCGGCCAATGAAGTCAAGCAGCCCAAGCACCTCGCCCAGGGCGTGACGGTGGGCTCCGCGAGCTGCCAGGGCTGCCACGCGAAGGTGTTCGCCGAGGGCGAGAAGCACACGCACCACGCCTCGGCGGAGGCGCGGGACTGCCTGGCGTGCCACATGCCGCCCACCATCTCGGGCGTGCTGGACCACTTCGCGGACCACGCCCTCGACGTGCCGGTGCCCCAGAACACGGTGAAGCACGGCATTCCCAACGCGTGCAACGCGTGCCACACGCACGAGAAGGCCTCGCCCGAGTCGATGGTGGCGGCGATGGAGAAGTGGTGGCCGAAGGCGAAGCAGCGGCAGGCGCGGCGGATGCGGCTGGCGGACGCCATCGCCGAGAAGACCGCCGCGGCCAGCCGCCAGCCGCTGGAGCAGGTGCTGGCGGACAAGAAGGAGGCTCCGACCCTACGTGGCGTGGCGGCCCAACTGCTGGCCCAGCGCTTCCGCAAGGACGCCGTGCCCGCGCTGAAGGCGGCGCTCGCCACGGCGACGGACTCCACGCTGCGCTCGGAGCTCGCCGAGGCGCTGGCCTCCACGGGCACGCGTGAAGTGGCGGACACGCTCGCCCCACTGCTGAAGGACAAGTCGCTCTGGGTGCGCCAGGCCGCCGCCGTGCCGCTCGCCAGCGTGGGGGACGCGCGCGGGACCGCGGCGCTGGAGGAACTGGCGCGCCATCCCGACTCCGAGGGGCTGCCGGTGCCACACGTGGTGCTCGGCCAGATGGCGTTCCGCCGGGGCGACCTGGCCACCGGCATCCGCGAGCTGGAGCGCTCGCTGGACCTTCAGCCGTACAACGCCGAGGTGCTGGTGCTGCTGGCCGATGCCTACGCCCGCCAGGGTGACATGGTGCGGGCGAGGGACCGGCTGGAGGAGGCGTTGCGGTTCGACCCGCGGCACCGGGGTGCCCGGCAGCGGATGAACCTCATGAAGAACGGGCGTGGCCCGGGGCGGTGA
- a CDS encoding DUF1634 domain-containing protein — translation MSVEPSVSTSPATAGALEQGAGPEVLISNLLRAGVVVSLTLVTFGMSLTFFHHRDYFSSAQALQRLTAPERGPHDLTDVLADAMNARGQAFVMVGLLVLMATPVLRVALSLLVFGRQRDRAFVTVTSVVLTLLLLSFLLGKVE, via the coding sequence GTGAGCGTGGAGCCTTCCGTCTCGACTTCCCCTGCTACCGCGGGCGCGTTGGAGCAGGGCGCGGGTCCCGAGGTGCTCATCAGCAACCTGCTGCGCGCCGGTGTGGTGGTCAGCCTCACGTTGGTGACGTTCGGCATGTCGCTGACCTTCTTCCACCACCGTGACTACTTCTCTTCGGCGCAGGCACTCCAGCGCCTCACGGCTCCAGAGCGCGGTCCTCATGACCTGACGGACGTACTCGCGGATGCGATGAACGCCCGGGGGCAGGCCTTCGTGATGGTGGGGCTGCTGGTGCTGATGGCCACCCCGGTGCTGCGGGTGGCCCTCTCTCTGCTCGTCTTCGGACGGCAGCGGGACCGGGCCTTCGTCACGGTGACGTCCGTCGTCCTCACCCTGCTGCTGCTGTCCTTCCTGCTGGGCAAGGTGGAGTAG
- a CDS encoding serine/threonine protein kinase has protein sequence MTMEALHPDHLKPGHMVGPWRIVQVLGRGGSSRVFMVERDNKPYSLKMGLLPFSEAREELSEEEYVEEKSAYRRLAREAAALFTYASHPNLLRLHAVDCWPSPSNGYPFLVTDYVDGDNWHEWRWRSPPHAARLVDTFSSVVRTVGVLHQRGVYHRDLKAENLLIRREDGRPFLIDFGTVRLPGTLTKTMGVPEGVMHLLPPELLAYTRTEAWKKGVPFHGGAAADLYALGVLLFQALTDLHPFNPELPDEQLVAAIATVSPTAPHLLNPLAPRALSGIAMRLLEKKPEDRYPSTGALLQALEQAAEQERKSAAWKVPLFEAEQGPVEPTPHEEVSPQAQSPETARAAPEEAPQPQEAPATPGSPRRARWPRVLLVGLTVVGLVLWLARSTLAAPPEALPPGSGRSEKGSPPVSTTPPSTSSSFLAAWLCAVVGIGCPAAQVKPPEPMDCPKEAAEAMFQELKVRTASPLQAVVDINQPGDTSEVGIYQDGPVIGRITEGDGNLPEGTLLHGRLWTGPGIYDIAGDVERPAVLGRYTLAVLPDGRKYPVCIVLGDRDGRVPKWEGSKEGAAVLNRELPVSAVPRWP, from the coding sequence ATGACGATGGAAGCCCTGCATCCGGACCATCTCAAACCCGGTCACATGGTGGGGCCCTGGCGCATCGTCCAGGTGCTGGGCCGTGGCGGCTCCTCCCGCGTCTTCATGGTGGAGCGCGACAACAAGCCCTACTCCTTGAAGATGGGGCTACTGCCTTTCTCCGAGGCCCGGGAAGAGCTCTCGGAGGAGGAGTACGTGGAGGAGAAGAGCGCCTACCGGCGACTGGCGCGCGAGGCGGCGGCCCTCTTCACCTACGCCTCCCACCCCAACCTGCTGCGCCTGCACGCGGTGGACTGCTGGCCCAGCCCCAGCAACGGCTACCCCTTCCTCGTCACCGACTACGTGGACGGGGACAACTGGCACGAGTGGCGCTGGCGCAGCCCTCCTCACGCCGCCAGGCTGGTGGACACCTTCTCCAGCGTGGTGCGCACCGTGGGGGTGCTGCACCAACGCGGCGTGTACCACCGGGACTTGAAGGCGGAGAACCTCCTCATCCGCCGCGAGGACGGCCGTCCCTTCCTCATCGACTTCGGCACCGTGCGTCTGCCTGGGACCCTCACCAAAACCATGGGCGTGCCCGAGGGCGTCATGCACCTGCTTCCGCCCGAGCTCCTGGCCTACACGCGCACCGAGGCGTGGAAGAAGGGCGTGCCCTTTCACGGGGGCGCTGCCGCGGACCTGTACGCCCTGGGGGTGCTGCTCTTCCAGGCCCTTACGGATTTGCACCCCTTCAACCCCGAGTTGCCGGACGAGCAGCTGGTGGCCGCCATCGCCACCGTGTCCCCAACAGCGCCCCACCTCCTCAACCCCTTGGCACCGCGCGCCCTCAGCGGCATCGCCATGAGGCTGTTGGAGAAGAAACCCGAGGACCGGTACCCCAGCACCGGGGCACTGCTGCAGGCGTTGGAGCAGGCAGCCGAGCAGGAGAGGAAGTCAGCCGCCTGGAAGGTGCCGCTCTTCGAGGCCGAGCAGGGCCCGGTGGAGCCAACGCCCCATGAAGAGGTGTCTCCGCAGGCCCAGTCGCCCGAAACGGCGCGCGCGGCCCCGGAGGAGGCTCCGCAGCCGCAGGAGGCCCCGGCTACTCCTGGCAGTCCCCGGCGCGCAAGGTGGCCCCGGGTCCTCCTCGTGGGCCTGACTGTGGTCGGCCTTGTCTTGTGGCTGGCACGCTCCACACTCGCGGCCCCACCCGAGGCGCTGCCGCCTGGGTCTGGCCGCTCCGAGAAAGGAAGCCCGCCCGTGTCCACCACTCCCCCCTCCACCTCCTCGAGTTTCCTCGCCGCCTGGCTGTGCGCTGTCGTCGGCATCGGCTGCCCCGCCGCCCAAGTGAAGCCTCCGGAGCCCATGGACTGCCCCAAGGAAGCGGCCGAGGCCATGTTCCAGGAGTTGAAGGTTCGGACGGCCAGCCCTCTTCAGGCCGTCGTGGACATCAACCAGCCCGGCGATACCAGCGAGGTGGGCATCTACCAGGACGGCCCCGTCATCGGACGCATCACGGAGGGAGACGGCAACCTGCCCGAGGGGACGTTGCTCCACGGCCGCCTCTGGACGGGCCCCGGCATCTACGACATCGCCGGGGATGTGGAGCGCCCGGCCGTCCTGGGCCGCTACACGCTGGCTGTGCTGCCCGATGGGCGGAAGTACCCCGTGTGCATCGTGTTGGGAGACAGGGACGGGCGTGTGCCCAAATGGGAAGGCTCCAAGGAAGGGGCTGCCGTGCTGAACCGCGAGTTGCCGGTGAGCGCCGTCCCACGCTGGCCGTGA
- a CDS encoding DUF2381 family protein, with product MLLTQSLATPSAAQSQPSARERQERQIILPSNPDEPVPEVRVAANIATYLRFDAPIDRASVEVEGRATRFRVVDTGDRTLTLEPAVEPGSGEKLGVRVRYKDGATPAYATFSLVSHASLVDKEVQVVRRPRTVEALEAALAEKEAALAALQAASGPAGLVFSGRLNSDGVQARRMEILPGAQGGLKVLKGDGYRAGPWALAVIRVRNLPGQKPWEPGEAKLTRADGTPVKVRSVDMNKAQLAPGEEGLVAVETEAPFWKVSEALHLELLDKSGRRRLSIREVNL from the coding sequence GTGCTCCTCACCCAGTCCCTGGCGACCCCCTCGGCAGCGCAATCCCAGCCCTCCGCCCGAGAGCGCCAGGAGCGGCAGATCATCCTCCCCAGCAACCCGGACGAGCCGGTGCCGGAGGTGCGGGTGGCGGCCAACATCGCCACCTACCTGCGTTTCGACGCCCCCATCGACAGGGCCTCGGTGGAGGTAGAGGGGCGGGCAACGCGCTTCCGGGTGGTGGACACGGGGGATCGCACCCTCACCCTCGAGCCCGCGGTGGAGCCGGGCTCCGGAGAGAAGCTGGGCGTACGGGTGCGCTACAAGGACGGAGCCACCCCGGCGTATGCGACCTTCTCCCTCGTCTCCCACGCCTCGTTGGTGGACAAGGAGGTGCAGGTGGTGCGCCGCCCGCGCACCGTCGAGGCGCTGGAAGCGGCGCTGGCGGAGAAGGAGGCGGCGCTCGCGGCGCTCCAAGCCGCGAGTGGACCTGCCGGGCTCGTCTTCTCCGGGCGGCTCAACAGCGACGGTGTACAGGCCCGGCGCATGGAAATCCTCCCGGGTGCGCAAGGGGGATTGAAGGTGTTGAAAGGAGATGGGTATCGCGCCGGCCCCTGGGCGCTCGCCGTCATCCGTGTACGCAACCTCCCGGGGCAGAAGCCCTGGGAGCCAGGGGAGGCGAAACTCACCCGGGCGGACGGCACCCCGGTGAAAGTGCGCTCCGTGGACATGAACAAGGCGCAGCTCGCGCCCGGTGAGGAGGGCCTCGTGGCTGTAGAGACGGAGGCCCCTTTCTGGAAGGTGAGCGAGGCCCTCCACCTGGAGCTGCTCGACAAGAGTGGCCGCCGGCGCCTCTCCATCCGCGAAGTGAATCTGTAG
- a CDS encoding response regulator — protein MPPLPTEPRPPRILLAEDDDEMRALLTLTLARAGYAVVALEDGFELSDYVSLTQVFGGPLLAPDLILSDVRMPGRTGLEVLVQARACGLACPVVILSAFTDDETREEARKLGVKAVLDKPVDLEELKSTLHELARAGLPVR, from the coding sequence ATGCCTCCCTTGCCGACCGAACCCCGCCCGCCGCGCATCCTCCTGGCCGAGGATGATGACGAGATGCGTGCGCTCCTCACCCTGACACTGGCGAGGGCCGGCTATGCCGTGGTGGCACTGGAGGACGGCTTCGAATTGTCGGACTACGTGTCCCTGACCCAGGTGTTCGGCGGCCCCCTGCTGGCGCCGGATCTCATCCTCTCGGATGTGCGGATGCCGGGGCGGACCGGGCTGGAGGTGCTCGTCCAGGCGCGGGCCTGTGGTCTTGCCTGCCCGGTGGTCATCCTGTCGGCCTTCACCGACGACGAGACGCGTGAGGAGGCTCGGAAGCTCGGGGTGAAAGCGGTGCTGGACAAGCCCGTGGACCTCGAGGAGTTGAAGTCCACGCTGCACGAACTGGCCCGCGCTGGCCTCCCGGTCCGGTGA
- a CDS encoding fused MFS/spermidine synthase has translation MNRISARVFAAVGLLFVASGMSGLVFEVIWVRYLTLVVGHTTFAASLVVSAFLAGLVLGSLALGRLADRLSRPLLAYGLLEAATGVLALGITHVLATLPEWLSALGLPGGGPLPVRGVLAFLLVLPPTFFMGGTLPVLVRFVARQLEGLGRSFGVLYALNTLGAALGCGLAGFYLIGAVGLWRTAAIASGLNLLVGLAVFLLHLRLRPEPLPASASTPAEAAPDASAAFHGARRTLLVTAFALCGFASISYEVLWFRVLSTSLDSSTYAFTILLVTFLLGLVIGGLVYSLRLAGRVRELELFVSVEAMLSFAGLLSLALLGMSRPVSQVLSGLVGGWGPNAVYVGMLLHAALVILVPASLIGVIFPLVVQLTTRHVASAASNVGLLYSVNTLGGIVGSLLVGFVLVPAVGTQWTFVGVCALNMALALGVQVLDTEARPSARRSMWAGAALLAVAVVMVPGDLLVRAFAEHSDSRVRFVREGVDGSLAVLEYDTASVCDSGLYACGPGCREKSFRHQQLLFGSVSYANTALPRKRYMATLAHLPMLLHPEPKQVLQVCFGTGSTAGSFASHPGLASLTIVDTNPDVLAAAPHFAEHNHGVAEDPRAHVVFDDGRHFLLSTQGRYDVISFEPPPPRSAGVVSLYTTEFYQQVKQRLAQGGVLAQWIPLQQQPDNLTRGLVVSLLEVFPEVTLWIPSDYEAVLVASDRPLAVDVAGWEARWAQASVARSLADVGFTSPYGLMGTYVAGTEALRRWTQGYQPVTDDEPAVEYFLFNADKPFDPEAMLALAQPPALARAEQLDAGRLSRELEANRRVLESTRLKREGSWDAARARVQEARAAVGDNAFLSFLLDLELDCLRPAGR, from the coding sequence GTGAATCGCATCTCCGCCAGAGTGTTCGCCGCCGTGGGTCTGCTCTTCGTCGCCTCCGGCATGAGCGGGCTCGTCTTCGAGGTCATCTGGGTCCGCTACCTGACGTTGGTGGTGGGCCACACCACGTTCGCCGCGAGCCTGGTGGTGTCCGCCTTCCTGGCGGGGCTCGTCCTGGGCAGTCTCGCGCTGGGGCGGCTCGCGGACAGGTTGAGCCGCCCGCTGCTGGCCTACGGGCTGCTGGAGGCCGCCACGGGCGTGCTCGCGCTGGGCATCACCCATGTGCTGGCCACCCTGCCCGAGTGGCTCTCCGCGCTGGGCCTGCCGGGTGGAGGACCGCTGCCGGTGCGCGGGGTGCTGGCCTTCCTGCTGGTGTTGCCGCCCACCTTCTTCATGGGGGGCACACTGCCCGTCCTCGTGCGCTTCGTGGCGCGTCAGCTGGAGGGGCTGGGGCGCTCCTTCGGTGTGCTGTACGCCCTCAACACCCTGGGCGCGGCGCTCGGCTGCGGGTTGGCGGGTTTCTATCTCATCGGCGCGGTGGGGCTGTGGCGCACGGCGGCAATCGCCTCGGGGCTCAACCTGCTCGTGGGGCTCGCCGTGTTCCTCCTGCACCTGCGGCTGCGCCCCGAGCCCCTTCCCGCCAGCGCGTCCACCCCCGCCGAGGCGGCTCCCGACGCTTCCGCTGCCTTCCACGGTGCGCGCCGCACGTTGCTCGTCACCGCCTTCGCGCTGTGCGGCTTCGCGTCCATCTCCTACGAGGTGCTCTGGTTCCGCGTCCTCTCCACCTCGCTGGACTCCTCCACGTATGCCTTCACCATCCTCCTGGTGACGTTCCTGCTGGGGCTCGTCATCGGAGGGCTCGTCTACTCGCTGCGGCTGGCCGGGCGGGTGCGTGAGCTGGAGCTCTTCGTCTCCGTGGAGGCGATGCTTTCCTTCGCGGGCCTGTTGTCCCTGGCGCTGCTGGGCATGTCCCGCCCGGTGAGCCAGGTGCTCTCCGGGCTGGTGGGCGGCTGGGGCCCCAACGCCGTCTACGTCGGCATGCTGCTGCACGCGGCGCTCGTCATCCTCGTGCCCGCCTCGCTCATCGGCGTCATCTTCCCGCTGGTGGTGCAGCTCACCACCCGGCACGTGGCGAGCGCCGCCAGCAACGTGGGCCTGCTGTACTCGGTGAATACACTGGGCGGCATCGTCGGCTCGCTGCTGGTGGGCTTCGTGCTGGTGCCGGCGGTGGGGACGCAGTGGACGTTCGTGGGGGTGTGCGCGCTCAACATGGCGCTCGCGCTGGGCGTGCAGGTGTTGGACACCGAGGCGCGGCCGAGCGCCCGGCGCAGCATGTGGGCCGGGGCGGCGCTGCTCGCGGTGGCGGTGGTGATGGTACCGGGAGACCTGCTGGTGCGCGCCTTCGCCGAGCACTCGGACTCGCGGGTGCGCTTCGTGCGCGAAGGCGTGGACGGGTCGCTGGCGGTGCTCGAGTACGACACCGCGTCCGTGTGTGACTCGGGCCTGTACGCGTGTGGTCCGGGGTGCCGGGAGAAGAGCTTCCGTCACCAGCAGTTGCTGTTCGGCTCGGTGTCGTATGCGAACACGGCGCTGCCGAGGAAGCGCTACATGGCCACGCTGGCGCACCTGCCCATGCTGCTGCACCCGGAGCCGAAGCAGGTGCTGCAGGTGTGCTTCGGCACGGGAAGCACGGCGGGCTCCTTCGCGAGCCACCCGGGGCTGGCCTCGCTCACCATCGTGGACACCAACCCGGACGTGCTGGCCGCCGCGCCGCACTTCGCCGAGCACAACCACGGCGTGGCGGAGGATCCGCGGGCGCACGTGGTGTTCGATGACGGGCGCCATTTCCTGCTGTCCACGCAGGGCCGCTACGACGTCATCTCCTTCGAGCCGCCGCCGCCCCGCTCCGCGGGCGTGGTGAGCCTCTACACCACCGAGTTCTACCAGCAGGTGAAGCAGCGGCTGGCTCAGGGTGGGGTGCTGGCGCAGTGGATCCCCCTGCAGCAGCAGCCGGACAACCTGACGCGGGGCCTGGTGGTCTCGCTGCTGGAGGTCTTCCCCGAGGTGACGCTGTGGATTCCCTCGGACTACGAGGCGGTGCTGGTGGCGTCGGACCGGCCGCTGGCGGTGGATGTGGCGGGCTGGGAGGCCCGGTGGGCGCAGGCCTCGGTGGCGCGCTCGCTGGCGGACGTGGGCTTCACCTCACCCTATGGCCTCATGGGGACGTACGTGGCGGGCACGGAGGCGCTGCGGCGCTGGACGCAAGGCTACCAGCCGGTGACGGACGACGAGCCGGCGGTGGAGTACTTCCTCTTCAACGCGGACAAGCCCTTCGACCCGGAGGCGATGCTCGCGCTGGCGCAGCCCCCGGCGCTCGCGCGGGCGGAGCAGCTGGATGCGGGGCGGCTCTCGCGCGAGCTGGAGGCCAACCGGCGGGTGCTGGAGTCCACGCGGCTCAAGCGCGAGGGCTCGTGGGACGCGGCGCGGGCGCGGGTGCAGGAGGCTCGCGCGGCGGTGGGCGACAACGCCTTCCTGTCCTTCCTGCTGGACCTGGAACTGGACTGCCTACGGCCAGCGGGGCGCTGA
- a CDS encoding DUF3396 domain-containing protein, which produces MRDEKLLAREVIRLCFYLPHDHPDIASGVSLALDSYMRAVDEASEMINEAFVDDDEGGPLSAERWNEVRQRLRPERHWRFADDYSEAYAQRVEKRRYETQIFLGGEEGNGYSFCYRARIPWRSPELTQVSVLTATLPTEYLEAHGPTSVAGLAHALASQLRFATGHAGLSLQLHWPSHSTDDALRAAAFRHPGFDLRPTWQWEEDVGLHVDGVHWLNFFAPPVLEKLGGVRGLEERLRSPGVTVQELVDGRVVVTLGEWPEAGDLHQGQTLPAYRELAHVLEPLLEPLHKASPVTWMAAGNSSLRFTEDEALRWWRRFLD; this is translated from the coding sequence GTGCGGGATGAGAAACTGCTCGCGCGCGAGGTCATCCGGCTCTGCTTCTACCTACCGCATGACCATCCGGACATCGCCTCGGGTGTGAGTCTCGCCCTCGACAGCTACATGCGGGCCGTCGACGAGGCTTCCGAGATGATCAACGAAGCGTTCGTCGATGATGACGAGGGCGGCCCTCTTTCAGCTGAACGGTGGAACGAAGTCCGCCAACGCCTCCGGCCCGAGCGTCACTGGCGCTTCGCCGATGACTACAGCGAGGCCTACGCCCAGCGAGTGGAGAAGAGACGCTATGAAACGCAAATCTTCCTCGGAGGCGAGGAGGGGAACGGCTACAGCTTTTGTTACCGGGCTCGCATCCCATGGCGCTCACCTGAGCTCACCCAGGTGAGCGTACTGACGGCGACGCTTCCCACCGAGTACCTGGAGGCCCATGGTCCGACGAGCGTCGCCGGGCTCGCTCACGCCCTGGCTTCACAGCTTCGGTTCGCCACGGGCCACGCGGGGCTTTCACTCCAACTCCATTGGCCCTCGCACTCCACGGATGACGCCCTTCGCGCCGCGGCGTTTCGTCATCCTGGCTTCGACCTACGCCCGACCTGGCAGTGGGAGGAGGATGTCGGCCTCCATGTCGATGGGGTCCACTGGCTGAACTTCTTCGCTCCGCCCGTGCTCGAAAAGCTCGGTGGAGTGCGGGGCCTCGAAGAACGGCTCCGCTCCCCCGGAGTGACTGTCCAGGAACTCGTGGACGGCCGCGTGGTCGTCACCCTCGGAGAGTGGCCCGAAGCTGGCGACCTGCACCAGGGACAGACCCTTCCTGCCTACCGGGAGCTCGCGCACGTCCTCGAACCCTTGCTCGAGCCGCTGCACAAGGCCTCGCCAGTCACCTGGATGGCCGCGGGAAATTCGTCCCTGCGCTTCACCGAAGACGAGGCGCTCAGGTGGTGGCGCCGGTTCCTCGACTGA